A portion of the Sphaerochaeta pleomorpha str. Grapes genome contains these proteins:
- a CDS encoding alpha-amylase family glycosyl hydrolase: MKPTWYENACFYHINPLTFCNAPLRQDNFQAYRLQNIELWLDHLKGMGFTALYLGPVFDSLSHGYDTSDYYRVDSRLGDNQSLVNLVHACHQKDIKVILDGVFNHTGREFFAFKDIQKQGEASAYLHWYRNVKVNGNGFTYENWRGCEELAVLDLTKQEVRDYLLDVAQFWKETFHIDGIRLDCADSLDLGFLKELHTRMKTLDNDFFLLGEVIHGDYRRQNNKTMLDSVTNYELHKALYSSHNDHNLFELAFCANREFGPEGLYRDLSLYTFVDNHDVDRLASKLEDKRHLFNIYTLLFTLRGIPSVYYGSEWGIEGKKEGPDDSKLRPAVQIEDIAKGNQDLLSHIHGLITLRKTHAALVFGKYEQLYLTSNQFAFKRETEKESILVCTNAENKQSVFTLSAEKDYRYLYGLDCSFQKKGQLLEITLGPFQTLILAC, encoded by the coding sequence ATGAAACCCACTTGGTACGAAAACGCCTGCTTCTATCACATAAACCCCCTCACCTTCTGCAACGCCCCGCTTCGGCAGGACAATTTTCAGGCCTACCGTTTGCAGAATATTGAATTGTGGCTGGACCATCTCAAGGGTATGGGCTTTACAGCCCTCTACCTTGGACCGGTCTTTGACAGTCTCAGCCATGGGTACGACACCTCAGACTACTATAGGGTCGATTCAAGGCTTGGAGACAACCAATCACTTGTCAACCTAGTCCATGCCTGCCATCAAAAAGACATCAAGGTTATTTTGGACGGGGTCTTCAACCATACAGGACGAGAGTTCTTCGCGTTTAAGGACATCCAGAAACAAGGGGAAGCATCTGCCTACCTTCATTGGTACCGAAACGTCAAGGTCAACGGCAATGGATTTACCTACGAAAACTGGAGGGGATGCGAGGAACTGGCAGTCCTTGACCTGACAAAACAGGAAGTCAGGGATTATTTGCTGGATGTAGCCCAGTTCTGGAAAGAAACCTTCCATATTGACGGTATTCGGCTCGATTGTGCCGACAGCCTTGATTTGGGTTTCCTAAAAGAACTGCATACAAGGATGAAAACCCTGGACAACGATTTCTTTCTGCTCGGGGAAGTGATCCACGGAGATTACCGCAGGCAAAATAACAAAACCATGCTCGACAGCGTTACCAATTACGAGTTGCACAAAGCGCTTTACTCCTCCCACAACGACCATAACCTGTTTGAGCTAGCATTCTGTGCAAACCGCGAATTCGGACCTGAGGGGCTTTACAGAGACTTGTCGCTCTATACTTTCGTGGATAACCATGATGTCGATCGGCTTGCAAGCAAACTCGAGGACAAACGGCATCTGTTCAATATATACACCTTGCTCTTTACACTCAGGGGTATACCCAGCGTGTATTACGGCTCGGAGTGGGGAATCGAGGGAAAAAAGGAAGGCCCTGATGACAGCAAACTAAGGCCTGCTGTCCAGATCGAAGATATTGCAAAAGGAAACCAGGACCTGTTGAGCCATATCCATGGTTTGATTACCCTAAGAAAGACCCATGCAGCACTGGTCTTTGGCAAGTACGAACAGCTATATCTTACAAGCAATCAGTTTGCTTTCAAGCGGGAAACAGAGAAGGAAAGCATCCTTGTATGTACCAATGCCGAGAATAAGCAGTCGGTCTTTACTCTTTCGGCGGAGAAGGACTATCGGTATCTCTATGGCCTCGATTGTTCCTTCCAGAAAAAAGGACAGCTTCTTGAAATTACGCTTGGACCCTTCCAGACGCTCATACTGGCCTGCTGA
- a CDS encoding EAL domain-containing protein, whose product MNEKKRIFFGGTGFFSFGLILGGYLLEIPLIAIGSLFLAVSLIGLVACRKTRKQFFQNNSFSNLSKLCEEQVSGMYCLFIETMPLHYYQEVLQCSVMEKYLHAAHKKLCSYFGEENVRRLSVNQFVVLKDFNFDKITDYAYRDRFLEKITNSISLELSVLIPSSERERMMVNNLVVGAAASGLRYQVRNADELIELAFFTMKCAQKQNRRYLVSDEKIRATKLNNDECREGFLQKDWIQEFNPFFQPIIDSETFRVVGFESMARWQLGGMRILEAKVFKDLAEDMDYMHIIDLAIIKKSFQMAEKLHLENVVPQRFLIVINISESSIHTLPASQLKSLAKEYGLDPSDIELDIKDSALSNPMLAINIQEFRKQGFRIALDVFDKEAFDLNAMFLNHFDTMKLNYSLYSDTYTEQGFFGSKIYSALVALSSSLSIKPLAKGIENKVQMHAAKNHGVSYLQGNYFSSPVSQYYFEIFVKKYQDGLFLEAYSLA is encoded by the coding sequence ATGAATGAAAAGAAGCGTATATTTTTTGGGGGCACGGGTTTTTTTTCCTTTGGGCTCATACTGGGCGGATACTTGTTGGAAATTCCCCTGATTGCCATCGGCAGTTTGTTTCTTGCCGTAAGCCTTATAGGCCTTGTTGCTTGCCGGAAGACCAGAAAGCAATTCTTCCAAAACAATTCTTTTTCCAATCTATCGAAGCTTTGTGAAGAGCAGGTCAGTGGAATGTACTGTCTTTTCATTGAGACAATGCCCCTGCACTATTACCAGGAAGTTCTGCAATGCTCTGTCATGGAAAAATACCTGCATGCTGCCCATAAGAAATTATGTTCCTATTTTGGAGAAGAGAACGTCAGAAGATTGTCAGTGAACCAGTTCGTGGTCCTGAAGGACTTCAACTTTGATAAAATTACGGACTATGCATACCGAGACCGGTTTTTGGAAAAGATTACCAATTCCATATCATTGGAACTTTCCGTTCTCATCCCAAGCTCTGAAAGGGAACGAATGATGGTAAACAACCTGGTTGTCGGTGCTGCTGCCTCCGGCCTGCGATATCAGGTACGCAATGCCGATGAGTTGATAGAACTCGCATTCTTTACCATGAAATGCGCCCAGAAACAAAACAGGCGCTATCTCGTCTCGGACGAGAAAATCAGGGCAACCAAGTTGAACAATGACGAATGCAGGGAAGGTTTCCTCCAAAAAGACTGGATCCAGGAATTCAATCCCTTTTTCCAGCCGATTATCGACAGCGAGACTTTTCGGGTTGTGGGTTTTGAGAGCATGGCCCGCTGGCAATTAGGGGGGATGAGAATCCTCGAGGCAAAGGTCTTCAAAGATTTGGCGGAGGATATGGATTATATGCATATCATCGACCTAGCCATTATCAAAAAGAGTTTTCAGATGGCAGAAAAGCTCCATCTGGAGAATGTTGTTCCCCAGCGATTCCTTATTGTCATAAATATAAGTGAATCCTCTATACATACCCTTCCGGCCTCACAGTTGAAGTCGCTTGCAAAGGAATATGGCTTGGATCCCTCGGATATCGAGCTCGATATCAAGGACAGTGCCCTGTCCAACCCGATGCTTGCCATCAATATCCAGGAATTCCGCAAGCAGGGATTCCGCATAGCCTTGGATGTCTTCGACAAAGAAGCCTTTGATTTGAATGCCATGTTCCTCAACCATTTTGATACGATGAAACTGAATTATTCGCTCTATTCAGATACGTATACCGAACAGGGCTTTTTTGGGAGCAAGATATATTCTGCGCTTGTGGCCCTATCCTCATCACTTTCCATTAAGCCCCTTGCGAAGGGAATCGAGAATAAGGTTCAGATGCATGCGGCCAAGAACCATGGGGTCAGCTACCTGCAGGGGAATTATTTTTCCTCTCCTGTTTCACAATATTACTTTGAAATATTCGTTAAGAAATATCAGGATGGCCTGTTTTTGGAAGCATATTCCCTGGCCTAA
- a CDS encoding efflux RND transporter permease subunit gives MNRRFQLDIAITLGAVLLAVASLFLARNLHIDSSTDVFLPQKSEVIAINQRIEGTFSSMDAIVVGVSQADGKSILNPDSLQVVKDLTLAFSSLDGVDSVTSLTNTEHLTAGSDGLEVVPLLQGTSPEGLKELALRLDEWKEVYEGNLLSKDKTLAAIIIQPKVGLPESVEDTMLQEIGETLASGSFTGLTFSTVGLPVVKNQINKSLVSDLAILAPVVGLLIIIVLFVSFRRIVGIVLPLLSLFLSACLVIGIMALLQITFTMATMLVPVLLLIVGSAYTIHVMSHFYEEVSLFSDTLTPSETNGVVKEVLQRNRLPIIMAGATTAAGFIAQFTSPLAPFRTFGLLSAIGVLLSQLSTLYLLPSLLRLSYHRGIRVGKVRYPRASLSFFRFFKTIAFKGTKLLFFGFFVLLFATILLIPRIKTGTDMLGFFKPNSKLVRDTRLFNEKMNGSGVLTVMISGDAPSSVLDPQFLTSLEEFKNTLERHPEVGNVQTILPYLKRINALLNQDTVPYQREILDQGTFDFFGEMENQGPPLPSLTKESEQIATQGTFYEIPVDPEKYGLQTDADLKALLSQYLMLYSGNLSMFINDALEPDATLVIIQLHPSETQTLKDIFSEIQTFWEGRLKDGWKVETGGGEAVSLALTELVTRSQIYSLLGAIIIVYLLVSLMFRSPLAGLLGLIPVAYALMGIFASMALLSIHLDIVTSLLAALAIGIGVDYAIHFLSAYKRLNGSYDSGQTLQLVLGTTGRAILINAASVTLGFCGLLFSRFVPIRQMGILFCISMVFASLASLTVLPAILNRWKPKFLSTPNREPNPKKRSLL, from the coding sequence ATGAACCGACGCTTTCAATTGGATATTGCAATAACCCTCGGGGCAGTCCTTTTAGCCGTAGCCTCACTTTTTTTAGCGAGGAATCTTCATATTGATAGTTCTACTGATGTATTTCTTCCGCAAAAGTCAGAGGTTATCGCTATCAACCAAAGGATTGAGGGTACTTTTTCTTCCATGGATGCAATAGTAGTCGGTGTCTCCCAGGCTGACGGGAAATCGATTCTCAATCCTGACTCCTTACAGGTAGTAAAAGACCTTACGCTCGCTTTCTCTTCCTTGGATGGTGTCGATTCTGTCACATCGCTTACCAATACAGAACATTTGACAGCAGGAAGTGACGGACTGGAAGTAGTTCCTTTGCTCCAGGGAACATCACCCGAAGGTTTGAAAGAATTGGCCTTGCGCTTAGATGAATGGAAAGAAGTGTACGAGGGAAATCTGCTATCCAAGGACAAAACCCTGGCAGCCATCATCATTCAGCCAAAGGTGGGACTACCAGAATCTGTTGAAGATACAATGTTGCAGGAAATTGGAGAAACCCTCGCCTCCGGTTCCTTTACAGGACTTACCTTTTCTACGGTAGGCCTTCCCGTGGTCAAGAATCAGATCAACAAGAGCCTGGTAAGCGATCTGGCAATCCTTGCCCCAGTTGTGGGACTTCTGATCATAATAGTCTTATTTGTGTCTTTCCGCAGGATTGTCGGAATCGTCCTTCCCCTCTTGAGCCTTTTCCTCTCTGCTTGTCTGGTGATAGGGATTATGGCCCTGCTGCAGATAACCTTCACGATGGCGACCATGCTTGTTCCGGTTCTGTTGCTTATCGTCGGGTCTGCCTACACCATTCATGTAATGAGCCATTTCTATGAAGAGGTATCCCTCTTTTCCGACACACTCACGCCAAGTGAAACCAATGGGGTTGTCAAGGAAGTACTGCAGAGAAACCGCCTCCCGATCATTATGGCCGGGGCAACCACTGCAGCAGGATTCATTGCACAATTCACAAGCCCCCTTGCTCCTTTCAGGACCTTCGGGCTGCTGAGCGCTATCGGTGTCTTGCTATCACAACTGTCTACCCTCTATCTGCTCCCATCTCTATTGAGACTCTCCTACCATAGGGGCATACGTGTCGGAAAAGTACGATATCCCAGGGCTTCCCTCTCCTTTTTCAGGTTTTTCAAAACAATAGCCTTCAAGGGTACGAAGTTGCTCTTTTTTGGATTTTTCGTTCTTCTGTTCGCAACCATACTCCTTATCCCCCGCATCAAGACAGGTACCGATATGCTCGGGTTTTTCAAACCCAATAGCAAACTGGTCCGGGATACAAGACTCTTCAACGAAAAGATGAACGGTAGCGGTGTGCTTACAGTCATGATCAGTGGCGATGCACCTTCCTCAGTCCTTGACCCCCAGTTTCTAACCTCCCTGGAAGAATTCAAGAACACCCTTGAGAGACACCCTGAAGTAGGGAACGTACAGACCATTCTCCCCTACCTCAAACGAATCAATGCACTTTTGAACCAAGATACAGTACCGTATCAAAGGGAAATCTTGGACCAAGGGACCTTTGATTTCTTTGGAGAGATGGAAAACCAAGGCCCTCCCTTGCCTTCCCTAACCAAGGAAAGCGAACAGATAGCTACTCAGGGCACCTTCTACGAAATTCCGGTCGACCCAGAGAAATATGGGCTCCAGACCGATGCTGACTTAAAGGCGTTGCTCTCCCAGTATCTGATGCTGTATTCGGGAAATCTTTCAATGTTCATCAATGATGCATTGGAACCCGATGCCACCTTGGTCATAATCCAACTCCACCCGAGTGAAACACAGACTTTGAAAGATATTTTCTCAGAGATACAGACCTTCTGGGAAGGACGCCTCAAAGATGGCTGGAAAGTAGAAACCGGGGGAGGGGAAGCCGTGAGCCTTGCCTTGACCGAACTGGTTACCCGATCGCAGATATATTCTCTGCTGGGTGCTATAATCATCGTCTATTTACTGGTTAGCCTTATGTTCAGGTCCCCTCTTGCAGGATTACTTGGCCTTATCCCTGTAGCCTATGCCCTCATGGGAATCTTTGCATCCATGGCACTTCTTTCCATACACCTGGATATTGTAACCAGCCTGCTGGCAGCCTTGGCCATCGGAATCGGGGTGGACTATGCAATCCATTTCCTATCCGCCTACAAACGGCTCAACGGATCGTACGACTCTGGGCAAACCTTGCAGCTGGTTCTGGGAACTACAGGCAGAGCCATCCTCATCAATGCGGCATCCGTTACCTTGGGCTTCTGCGGTTTGCTGTTCAGCCGTTTTGTCCCTATCAGACAGATGGGTATCCTGTTCTGCATTTCCATGGTATTTGCCAGTCTTGCAAGCCTGACAGTGCTGCCCGCTATCCTCAACCGATGGAAACCAAAGTTTCTCTCTACCCCCAACAGAGAGCCAAATCCCAAAAAAAGGAGTCTATTATGA
- a CDS encoding response regulator transcription factor, protein MFIIGDILLFITTALVLSITCLCILLHVRARDAYTKGFLTVLIPLCLQMNLTLLMTYIPRVYDPSQLSGETYEAFCLVLTVVSIFLTTTLLLVMSRYLIDLLPATEKQKHLGNRLVLAIITLYLVLSLYFIILRSEGNWTSAMDYTFRYHFFSGSMLMVVLGITSLIYRKKATLWEEEQLLRGISITFLPLVITFPLDLIFFRHHAFKLAYLSFSIFVVYLYFFISRRYFQKYEVSYQQLTVQADILRAHGISIREEEIIRLLVQGKTNREIAEKLFISTNTVKTHVKNIYGKLNVSNRVQLFSLLKENPTP, encoded by the coding sequence GTGTTCATTATCGGGGACATCCTGTTATTCATTACCACCGCTTTGGTTCTGTCCATCACATGCCTGTGCATTCTGCTACATGTTCGGGCACGGGATGCATATACCAAAGGTTTTCTGACCGTTTTGATTCCACTCTGCCTACAGATGAACCTGACGTTACTGATGACCTACATTCCCAGGGTCTATGACCCAAGCCAGTTGAGCGGAGAAACCTATGAGGCTTTCTGCCTTGTCTTAACTGTAGTCTCTATATTTCTGACTACTACGCTTTTATTGGTAATGAGCAGGTACCTTATCGATTTATTGCCAGCCACAGAGAAGCAAAAGCATCTGGGAAATCGTCTTGTCCTTGCAATCATCACGCTATACCTGGTGCTGAGCCTCTATTTTATCATTTTGCGGAGTGAAGGAAACTGGACTAGCGCAATGGATTATACTTTCCGCTACCATTTCTTCAGCGGAAGTATGCTCATGGTAGTCCTCGGCATCACCTCTCTCATCTACCGCAAAAAAGCCACCCTCTGGGAAGAAGAGCAGTTGTTACGGGGAATAAGCATTACGTTCCTGCCTTTGGTGATTACCTTTCCCCTTGATCTGATCTTTTTCAGACACCATGCATTTAAACTGGCTTACCTGAGTTTTTCCATTTTCGTGGTCTATCTGTATTTTTTTATCAGTCGAAGATACTTCCAGAAATATGAGGTATCCTACCAGCAACTCACTGTCCAGGCAGATATCCTCAGAGCACATGGGATTTCCATCAGGGAAGAAGAGATTATCAGACTCTTGGTCCAGGGAAAGACAAACAGGGAAATTGCCGAGAAGCTGTTTATTTCCACTAACACGGTCAAGACTCATGTAAAGAATATCTATGGGAAACTGAACGTATCAAACAGGGTCCAGCTTTTTTCCCTGCTAAAAGAAAATCCTACCCCTTAG
- a CDS encoding TetR/AcrR family transcriptional regulator: METNRTALLEAALSSFSQKGYNAVGVQQIADQVGVGKPTLYHYFKNKAGLLSALFDTYLIADLPQLVRATERKDDIPLTLNTMAISFCELAMKNPKFYCLMIHLFYSGRGDEAYLVAKPYLDRLEALIFGIFESAAWQLGNMHGRQRQFARSYLGMLFEFVFSNLQEGKTLEQKDSNLLVHQFMHGIYS, encoded by the coding sequence ATGGAAACCAATCGTACCGCGCTGCTTGAAGCAGCTTTAAGCAGTTTTTCCCAAAAAGGCTACAATGCCGTCGGAGTCCAGCAAATCGCCGACCAGGTAGGGGTAGGGAAACCCACTCTCTACCACTATTTCAAGAACAAGGCCGGCTTACTCAGTGCGTTGTTCGACACCTACCTGATCGCAGATCTTCCCCAGCTTGTAAGAGCCACCGAAAGAAAGGATGATATTCCCCTCACGCTCAATACCATGGCTATTTCTTTCTGCGAGTTAGCCATGAAGAACCCGAAGTTCTATTGTCTGATGATACATCTCTTCTATTCCGGAAGAGGCGACGAAGCCTACCTGGTAGCAAAACCCTACCTCGACAGACTGGAGGCCCTGATTTTCGGTATTTTCGAATCTGCTGCATGGCAACTGGGAAATATGCACGGAAGGCAACGACAATTTGCTCGCAGCTACCTTGGAATGCTATTTGAGTTTGTTTTTTCGAACCTCCAGGAAGGAAAAACCCTTGAGCAAAAGGATAGCAACCTTCTAGTTCATCAGTTCATGCACGGTATCTATTCATAA
- a CDS encoding rod shape-determining protein — protein MKTNTSNTKERIGLGIDLGTANLLVYQEKKGIIFNEPSVIAFDRESGQVVAAGNDAHRMLGKVHSKIAVIKPLRNGVISDMRAAKALLTYVLSKIDNLTDKDMERTTCVICCPSEVTKIERDVMVDLAAKMKIEDVFIEEEIKSGLLGAGIDIFMSKGTMIVDIGGGTTDVGILSFGDIVISRTVRKAGNFMDDEITKYVKKTRNVEIGELTAERIKLELADLHENAKSNTFKYAGRDMVKGIPKWFELTTSEMQEILFPIFDEIVKLVSAVLKDTPPELSADIFRNGILLSGGCSLIKGIEQYVGKRIQVPVHVVSNPLTCVAEGTKYLIKNRGDYLVNPLQM, from the coding sequence ATGAAAACAAATACTTCCAATACTAAAGAGCGAATCGGACTTGGCATAGATCTGGGAACCGCAAATCTTTTGGTCTATCAAGAAAAGAAAGGAATCATATTCAACGAACCCTCTGTAATTGCTTTCGACCGAGAATCAGGGCAAGTTGTCGCCGCAGGAAACGATGCACATCGTATGTTAGGCAAGGTGCACTCAAAGATCGCCGTGATCAAACCGCTTCGAAACGGGGTTATCTCGGATATGAGGGCAGCCAAAGCCTTGCTCACCTATGTCCTTTCGAAAATCGACAATCTGACAGACAAGGATATGGAACGCACGACCTGTGTTATCTGTTGTCCTTCAGAGGTAACGAAGATTGAACGGGACGTCATGGTTGATCTTGCTGCAAAAATGAAGATTGAAGATGTTTTCATAGAAGAGGAGATCAAATCCGGTTTGCTCGGTGCCGGGATTGATATATTCATGTCCAAGGGGACTATGATTGTTGATATCGGAGGAGGAACCACTGATGTGGGAATACTTTCCTTTGGTGATATCGTTATCTCAAGGACGGTCAGGAAGGCAGGCAATTTCATGGATGATGAGATTACCAAGTATGTCAAGAAGACCAGGAACGTTGAAATAGGTGAGCTTACCGCTGAGCGGATCAAGCTGGAATTGGCTGATTTACACGAGAATGCCAAGTCAAATACGTTCAAATATGCTGGGCGTGACATGGTAAAGGGTATTCCCAAGTGGTTTGAACTCACTACCAGTGAAATGCAGGAGATCCTTTTCCCCATTTTTGACGAAATCGTAAAATTGGTTTCTGCCGTGTTGAAGGATACTCCTCCCGAGCTTTCCGCAGATATTTTCCGCAATGGTATTTTGCTCAGTGGTGGTTGTTCGCTCATCAAGGGAATCGAACAATATGTTGGAAAGCGAATTCAGGTGCCTGTTCATGTTGTCTCGAATCCCCTGACTTGTGTGGCTGAGGGAACAAAGTATCTCATAAAGAACCGGGGAGATTATCTCGTGAACCCGCTTCAAATGTAG
- a CDS encoding outer membrane lipoprotein-sorting protein: protein MRKISVVRSFTLVFALSCLALTFAFSQQTGASIMHEVMEVQVSDSSALDIKLTLIDPNGSERERRLQTLTLTENGLTKTLTVFLSPSSVKNTRFLTIEKQEGSNDQWIYLPSLGRVKRIAAQEEGGSFMGSDFTYADMGSTTYDDDQAEHILIGEEMLDGNNCFIVESKPTVSSEYGKTVTWVDKVTYLPLKVVFYEKDSVSVVKTLIGEDSTKIGTKWVTKTLTMTTAATNHSTRIEILQAKFDIPIDSRFFTIPFMETGRLL from the coding sequence ATGAGAAAAATATCTGTTGTCAGGTCATTTACCTTGGTCTTTGCACTTTCCTGCCTGGCCCTGACTTTCGCTTTTTCCCAGCAGACAGGGGCCTCAATCATGCATGAGGTGATGGAGGTCCAGGTTTCCGATAGTTCTGCGCTAGACATCAAACTCACCTTGATCGACCCAAACGGATCAGAGAGGGAACGCCGGTTACAGACCCTGACCCTAACGGAAAACGGTCTGACAAAAACCCTCACGGTTTTTCTCTCGCCATCCAGCGTAAAAAACACGAGGTTCCTTACCATTGAAAAACAAGAGGGGAGCAACGACCAATGGATATATCTGCCTTCCCTTGGCAGGGTCAAGCGCATTGCAGCACAGGAAGAAGGCGGCTCCTTCATGGGAAGTGACTTTACCTATGCCGATATGGGTTCCACCACGTATGACGATGACCAGGCAGAACACATCCTTATCGGAGAGGAAATGCTTGATGGAAATAATTGTTTTATCGTGGAATCAAAACCAACGGTTTCCTCAGAATATGGAAAAACCGTTACCTGGGTCGACAAAGTCACCTATTTGCCACTGAAAGTAGTGTTCTACGAAAAAGATTCCGTTTCGGTAGTGAAAACACTCATCGGTGAGGATAGTACAAAAATTGGAACCAAGTGGGTTACAAAAACCCTGACTATGACCACAGCGGCAACAAACCATAGTACCCGCATCGAGATTCTCCAGGCAAAATTCGATATTCCCATCGATAGCCGATTCTTTACAATTCCCTTTATGGAAACGGGGAGGTTGTTATGA
- a CDS encoding rod shape-determining protein, with protein sequence MAFLKSKQEKNTESEKQEKKVVKAKSIGIDLGTANLLVYVEGEGVVINEPSVIAFDYETNEVIAVGQMAADMVGKGHQGIRIVSPLTQGVISDMEATKKMIEISLHKSENLSLNLSESTLLLCCPSEVTQLERDSFKDLGNRLKVKDIFIEQEVKAGAIGSGLDIFSSNGSMIIDIGGGSTDIGVLSLGDIVVSESNRVAGNYFDSEIMNYMQYTHGLLIGKRTAERVKMEIGSLREVIETPRLTHVNGRDVMTGLPKKITIDETEIRDVLTKPFESISNLILKVLQNTPAELSADIIVNGIVVSGGGALIDGIDEFFHNRIGMDFYISKRPLTAVVEGTKLLLKNRGSYFVKPVE encoded by the coding sequence ATGGCATTTTTGAAAAGTAAACAAGAGAAGAATACTGAATCCGAAAAACAGGAAAAGAAAGTAGTAAAGGCAAAGAGCATCGGGATTGACTTGGGGACAGCCAACCTATTGGTCTATGTAGAGGGAGAAGGGGTTGTTATCAATGAACCCTCGGTCATCGCCTTTGATTATGAAACCAATGAAGTAATCGCAGTCGGGCAGATGGCTGCCGATATGGTAGGCAAAGGTCACCAGGGAATCAGGATTGTAAGTCCTCTTACCCAAGGGGTGATCTCTGATATGGAAGCTACCAAGAAAATGATTGAGATTTCCCTGCATAAATCGGAAAATCTATCCCTGAATCTTTCGGAATCCACCCTGTTGCTCTGCTGTCCCTCGGAAGTGACTCAGCTTGAAAGGGATTCCTTCAAGGATTTGGGAAATCGGCTCAAAGTAAAGGATATTTTCATTGAACAGGAAGTGAAGGCAGGGGCTATAGGTTCCGGATTGGACATTTTCAGTAGCAATGGAAGTATGATTATCGATATTGGGGGAGGTTCTACCGATATTGGGGTCCTGTCTTTAGGTGATATTGTCGTTTCCGAATCCAACCGTGTCGCAGGGAATTATTTCGATAGCGAAATAATGAACTACATGCAATATACCCATGGGCTTCTTATCGGTAAAAGAACTGCCGAGCGGGTGAAGATGGAGATCGGTTCATTACGGGAAGTAATCGAGACCCCTCGGTTGACACATGTAAACGGAAGGGATGTTATGACAGGGCTTCCCAAGAAAATCACTATCGATGAGACTGAGATACGTGATGTACTTACAAAGCCTTTCGAGAGCATTTCCAATCTTATTCTGAAAGTCTTGCAGAATACCCCTGCAGAGCTTTCTGCCGATATCATTGTCAATGGGATTGTCGTCAGTGGTGGTGGAGCCCTAATCGATGGTATCGATGAATTTTTCCATAATCGTATCGGAATGGATTTCTATATTTCCAAACGCCCCCTGACCGCAGTCGTAGAAGGGACTAAACTCTTGCTCAAGAACAGGGGAAGCTATTTTGTGAAACCGGTTGAATGA